The following are encoded together in the Ranitomeya imitator isolate aRanImi1 chromosome 4, aRanImi1.pri, whole genome shotgun sequence genome:
- the LOC138674395 gene encoding olfactory receptor 5P64-like translates to MMCEENQTQVTQIRLLGFQSLSKYKPLLFLLLTLSYICILGGNLLIILLVTIIHQLKTPMFFLLKHLSIADVLLTTSVIPMMLGIMFVEEGVLSLWGCMTQLYFAGMFGFVQCFLIAIMSYDRYLAICHPLRYSSLISPDLCLRLVIGAWYLIIVLTSSEFLVYIQSNFCGLNYIDHFFCDLGPLMELATSDISIVTLQDFVYGIFTLFFPFVFIIITYFCIFFTILNISYGRRKAFSTCSSHLTTVCAYYGTLTAVYMTPSDESSSNTNKYRSLLYIVVTPLLNPIIYSLRNNEIRRAMQKMRYIFF, encoded by the coding sequence ATGATGTGTGAGGAGAATCAGACACAAGTCACTCAGATACGTCTTCTTGGATTCCAAAGTCTTTCCAAATACAAACCTCTTCTATTCCTTCTGCTTACCCTGAGTTACATATGTATACTGGGAGGAAATCTTCTCATTATCCTTCTAGTGACCATCATTCACCAACTCAAAACTCCAATGTTTTTCTTACTGAAGCATTTATCCATAGCAGATGTCTTACTGACCACCAGCGTTATCCCCATGATGTTAGGCATTATGTTTGTTGAGGAAGGAGTTTTGTCCCTTTGGGGTTGTATGACACAGCTTTATTTCGCCGGTATGTTTGGCTTTGTTCAATGTTTCCTCATTGCCATTATGTCTTATGATCGGTATTTGGCCATTTGTCATCCGTTacgatattcctcactaataagtcCAGATCTTTGCCTTAGACTTGTTATTGGAGCCTGGTATTTGATCATTGTTCTCACTTCAAGTGAGTTCCTTGTTTATATTCAGTCTAACTTCTGTGGCTTGAATTACATAGATCATTTCTTTTGTGATCTTGGTCCCTTAATGGAATTGGCCACTTCAGACATTTCCATTGTAACGTTGCAAGACTTTGTTTATGGCATCTTTACGCTTTTCTTTCCATTTGTTTTTATCATTATTACCTACTTTTGCATTTTCTTTACGATCCTTAACATTTCTTATGGTAGAAGAAAAGCCTTCTCCACATGTAGCTCCCACCTGACCACAGTATGTGCATATTACGGCACCCTAACTGCAGTTTACATGACTCCATCTGATGAGAGCTCATCCAATACCAACAAATACAGATCCCTGTTGTATATAGTGGTTACACCATTGCTGAATCCTATTATCTACAGTCTGAGGAACAATGAGATTAGGAGAGCTATGCAAAAGatgagatatatatttttttaa